ATCCAACAATAACCATCATGATGCCGATGAGAGTTTGACTTAAGGGTAACCATCCTCCTTTTGCCAAAGGTAACGCCCATTGCAGTGGCGTAAATCCCAACACAATGGCTTGCCATAACCAACCGCTAAAGCCACTCGTAAGCAATAGCGTCATGAGTAAAAGAAATACCAGCGGCACCAATAGAAAGCTAAACCAAGGGATAAAAAACAAGTTAAACAAGAAGGAACCGACACTGATACCAGAGAAAAACCAACCGGTCACAGGCAGCATTCCAATGCTCATTCCAAGTTGAATCAGCAGCGCCTTTTGCCAAGCATGGCGAATATTCATGACCGAATGAGCAAAGACAATCACCATCACCACAGCAAGAAACGATAACCAAAAACTACTCGAATAACTGGCAAAAGGGTCCAGCAACAAAACGCCGGACAAGGTAACGATAATGCGCCAAACACTCGACACCTTAACCTGAGCAAGCAGCAAGATAACCTGTATAGCACACATCATGAGCGCTCTTTGGGTTGGAAGCGTGAACCCCGCGAGCCACGCGTAACTCCAAGCTACCCCAAAGCCCATTAACCAAGGAGACCAGAGTAGCCATCGATGACCACGCCCCACCAAGTTGCCAATAAAAAAGCCGACACCAAATGCGATACCAATATGCAAACCTGAAATAGCCACCAAATGAGCCAAACCGCTATCGCGTAACTGCTGCCACTGCTCTGCACTGATTTTGCTACGGTCTCCAAACACAAGAGCAAAGACTAAGCCCTGTATCGGACTATCTGCGCTTAGTAGAGTAAGATGGCGGTATAATTTGTCCTTTATTCCCGTATAAGAGCTAACCACAAAGGAGGATTTTGGCAAAACACTCGCACGAGCGACTATTCTCTGACTTATGACTTGTTTTTCAAAATCATAACCCACTTCGTTTAATACGCCGTAAATAGGCTTAATCGCGACTTTAAAGCGAGCAACTTGACCATTTCTCAGTTCAATAGGCGCCCGCAGGTAAACTCGGGGCTGCTGAAACCATGACAAAGGCCGATTATTAATTTGAATAATTTTAACCGTCCCCGAATATCCGCTCTGGTTTGCTTTAAAAAAGCTGTCAACTTTTGCGGTTATGGTAATATTCGCCCCAAATTTAAAAATCATTTGTTTTTGTACGCTCAATATTTGGCTGTGTGTTAGTATCAACACCACAGCAAACCCAATACCAGCGCCCCATCTTAAGTGTCTAAGAACGATGCAACAGGTGCACAGTAATATGCCCAATTGCCACGATGGCATTGCAGGCCAAACGACTGAAGAGAGTATGGTGAGCGAGAACGAAATCAATATCCAATAATTATATAAGCGAGTCATGATCCCTTATGCCAAGAAAGTTCATTAAGCGGTTTATGCCTAACCACGACTTAATTAAACGTCAGAAGGCACTTAAAATTTTTGGCAACGTGCTATACAACCCCAATTTGTGGTGTCTAAATCGACGCTCCGCAGCCGGGGCATTTGCTGTTGGTCTATTTATGGCGTTTGTTCCACTTCCAAGCCAAATGATCATGGCTGCCGGTCTGGCCGTGCTGTTTGGGGTAAACCTACCACTCTCAATTGCATTGGTATGGATTACCAACCCAGTCACCATGCCTGTGATTTTCTATTTCTGTTACAAACTGGGGGCTTGGGTAATGCAAATGCCGCCGCAAAACTTCCACTTTGAGTTAACGTGGCAGTTTCTACGTGAACAACTCAATACGATTTGTTTACCTCTATTAGTGGGTTGTGGCATCAGTGCTGTCATCGCATCCATTCTGGGCTACTTTGGCATCATGGGTCTATGGCGCTACTCAGTCGTGCGTAGTTGGCAAAAGCGTCGCCATAAATTCGGTAAGAATTGAGCGGCAATCTCAACGCCATTCCCCAAATCTGCTTGAGCAGCTTATAAGTTTTGCGGCGTAGAGCGATAGGCAATCCAGTAGGGTGCGAGTGAACCAGCGATTTAGTTTGAAAAAAATGCAAACGCACCGAGTAACCGCTGGTTATCACAATGAAAAATAAAAAAGGACCTCACGGTCCTTTTTTATTTCATCGATTCTAACTTTTTGATGTTTTTCTATTTACCACTAAGAACGATCGCCGGGTTAAGCCTACTGGCTCTTTTCGCCGGATACCAAGTCGCGACTAGACTCAATATAATCGCGGTACCTGAGACTAATACCACATCCGCCAATGCCACTTGAGACGGCAGAAAATCGACAAAATAGATATCACCGGATAAGAAATGATGGCCAATTATCCCTTCAATTAGTTTGACTATTTGAGTGAGATTCATCGCTAATACCACGCCAAGGACGCTACCGACAATACTACCTAGCACACCGGAAAACACGCCTTGCCAAACAAATATCCGCTTCACTAATCCATCAGTAGCCCCCATGGTGCGCAAAATAGCGATTTCTGCTGCGCGGTCTTTTACCGCCATCATTAACGTTGAAACGATATTAAAACTCGCAACACCAATCACAAGCACCATGACCAGATACATGATGGTCCGCACCATTTCAATGTCACGGTACAAATAGCCAAACTTCTGCTTCCAACTGCGCAAGTAAACAATTTCGTTGAGCTGTTTACCAACTCGACGCACGACATCCGTCGCCATGAACACATCATCAACCTTAATAGAAACCCCTGTTACCTTGTCACCAAGGTCGGTGTACTGCTGCGCATCTGAGATAGGTAACAACGCAATATTGTGGTCAATCTGTCCATTCAGCGTGAGTAAACCAACGACTTTTACCCTAACTCGTTTAGGTGCCTCAACCTTATTGGCTTTATTCACTTGCGGAATCATCAAGGTGATGTAATTTCCCACTTTGACATTCAGCTTGTCCGCCACCCCTTTACCAATAATTATCTGCTGTTGATTAGGTTGAAAATTTTGCCAAACATCGGCGCTAATAAAACGAGAAAGATCAGACACCTTGTCTTCTTGCTTCGGATCAACGCCACGAACCTCAAGCGCTTTAAGCTGCTTGCCTCGCTCTGCTAATGCCGTAAACCGAACATAAGGTGCCGCGGCGATCACACTCGGATCGCTCTGTGCTTGTTTCACCATCAAAGGCCAGTCTTGAATTGGTGCTCGCACCCCTTCAAATTCACCATGAGGAATGACTGACAATACTCGGTTTTTCAATTCACGCTCAAAACCGTTCATCGCAGATAAACCAATGATGATCACTGCAACACCAACAGCAATGCCAATCGTGGACGAAAGCGAAATAAAAGAGACCATTTTGTTACGCTGCTTGGCTCGGCTAAAACGACCACCAATAAAAAGAGAGAGACCGCCTAACACTTAAGCCTCCTTATTTTCAAGCAACAAACCATCTTGCATGAACATACGACGATCCATTTTACCCGCTAACTCACTATCATGAGTAACGACCAAAAATGCGGTGCCGGACTCTTGATTAAGCTGACGCATCAAATCGTAAATCGACAGTGCGGTTTGATGGTCAAGATTACCTGTTGGCTCATCAGCTAACACAAGATCAGGCTTATTCACGAGGGCGCGTGCGATGGCAACACGTTGACGTTCACCACCGGAAAGTTCGGCAGGACGATGCTGCATACGATGTCCAAGACCAACACGCTCAAGCAACTCTTTTGCTGCTTGCTTAGCTTCTGCCACCTTCTTACCACCAATCAAAAGCGGCATGGCGACATTCTCTAACGCGGTAAAGTCGGCCAACAAATGATGAAACTGATAAACAAAGCCGAGATGGGTATTGCGAACCTTCGCCTGTCGATTTGAGCTCAAACGCGCCATATCATGACCAAGAAACTCAACCTGCCCTTCACTTGCATCGTCCAAAGCACCTAAAACATGTAACAGGGTGCTTTTACCAGAGCCAGAAGAACCAACAATTGAAACCAATTCACCCGGTTTGAGCGCAAAGCTCACACCTTTAAGCACTTGAGTGGAGAACTCGCCTTCTTGATAGGTTTTGCATACATTCTGACAAGACAACAAATTATTCATAACGTAACGCCTCAGCGGGTTTCACAGATGATGCTCGATAAGCAGGGAAAATAGTGGCTAAAAGACTTAAAGCAATAGCCAGCAAAATCACGACCGTGATTTGTAATGGGTCAATAACAACAGGAAGTGTGCTACCTAACGCAAAAAATGCCACGCCTAACGCACTAAGTAAGGTATTGAGATTATCAGCGACTGCCACACCGAGTAAACCGCCTACCAACGCGCCAATCACGCCACTGCTCGCCCCTTGTACCATAAATATGGCCAGCACTTGACGATTGGTCATGCCCTGAGTTTTCAAAATCGCCACTTCTGCTTGTTTTTCCATAACCACCATAATAAGAGCAGAAATAATATTAAACGCAGCAACACCAACGATGAGTCCGAGCATTAAGCCCATCATGTTCTTTTCCATGCCAACGGCTTGGAAGAGTTCGCCCCGTTGGTCGCGCCAGTCACTCCAATGCCAACCGTCTGGCAACGACTTACGTGACATTTCGCCAACAACAAACGGATCATTAAAGAACAAACGCCAGCCGGAAATGGTGTCTTGACTGTAATGCAATAGCCGACCAGCATCAGCAATATGAGAAATAATTAACTGTCCATCGACATCAGATCCCGTATTGAAAATTCCCGCGACCAGAAAGTTACGCTGACTAGGAATGCGACCAAATGGCGTGTACTGACTCGCACTTGTGACCATTAAACGAACTTTATCACCTACAGTAACATTGAGCTCTCGCGCCAACATTTGTCCTATAAATACTCGATAGCTGTTTGGCTGCAAATAAGAAACTTTACCGCCCAAGAGATATTGCTCAATCGGATCGTTATCTTGTGGCTGAATGCCAATCAATAACCCAGCAGTGAGTTCACTTGAACTTTGGATAACAGCTTCACTACGGATTATGGGTTCAGGCGCCCGAGCTGTGGAAAGCTTTGATATGAATGAAGGAGGCGTCGCGCTCGCACGCGTCTGATCATGGTCTTGGCTAATAACTGCTTGTGGTAACACGCCCAAAATGCGGTCTTTCAATTCGCCTTCGAAACCGTTCATCACGGATAATACCGTCACTAATGCCATCACACCAATGGTAATACCCGCTGTGGACATGTACGAAACAAATCGACTAAACCTATCACCTGAGCGACCACGCAGATAGCGTAAACCAATAAAGGTTGAAATCGGGTGAAACATAATACAAACCAAACAACTAGAATGGCGCTACTGTAGCGGGAATCGGCAGAAGGTTGTAGTTTTTCTTTGCTAAAACTGTGTAAGAATCGGTTCATCTCACGTTTATTGTTGGCTATTTCACTGAGATAACACTAAGACACCTTGATTACTGCACCAGTATGACGATAATCATCTCAAGCGTAACAAGGAATGAGAATATGACTGACCAAGAGTTTTTTTCGGTGCATCACGCACTCACAATCAATGTGGAACCCCTAGAGGCCAGTTTTGTTCTGCCTTCCACTGATGATTTCGTTCGTGAAATCCCAACGCCGTTCATCGTCGCTAGCGAGTTTAGTCAGCTAGATAGCCTTACTGAACAAGCCAAATCAGATATCAAGAGCAACGATTTTCGGCATGTATGTCAGTTGCTGGATACACAGAATGCGAAATTGAATTTATTACTTACGTTCATGCTTTCCCAAGAGGACAGCAAAGAACATCGTTATAAAAGCCTTTCATTTGGTGCCAGTCAGTTTACCTATCCAACAACGACTGCATTAGCGGTCGGTACCAAAGTGCGCGCAAAGCTCTTTTTAGAACACCCTTCAGCCGCAATTTACTGTTACGGCAATGTGGCAGCATGTGAAGTGAAAGACACCCAGCACATCATTACGGTAAAATACGATTTACTGCGCGATGTTGACCAAGATCTGTTAATCAAAGCCGCACTTTATCAACAGCAAAAACTGTTACGCCAACGTTCACTAGATCGAGAAAAATAATAAGCCTTACCAATGACAACACAAACACTACTCCCTCTAGCAAACGCAACCAAAGCTGGAGATAAAAAATTTAATGGCAATTTGCCCGGCGCGAGTTTAGCGCTCGCCATTGCAGAACTGGCTAACCAGCATAACAGCCACACTATTTTAGCCGTTCCAGATCCACAAACGGCGCTGCGTTTACTCAATGAAACCGAGCAGTTTATTCAAGGTGACATTGCCATGTTCCCTGATTGGGAAACCTTGCCATACGATCATTTTTCGCCTCACCAAGAGATTATCTCTGAGCGTATCGCACGTCTTTATCAACTGCCTAACCTAGGTAAAGGCATTACGATCGTCCCAGTCAGCACTTTACTGCAGCGCCAATCGCCACGCTCCTTTTTGTTGCAACACACCCTAATGGTTAAACGTGGCGACCGTTTTTCTCTCGAAAAACTGCGCCTTCAGCTCGAACATTCGGGCTATCGACATGTTGATCAAGTATTTAGCCCCGGTGAATACGCCAGTCGTGGTTCGATTTTGGACCTATTCCCAATGGGCAGCCAAGTACCCTACCGTTTTGATTTTTTCGATGATGAAATTGATACCATCCGCACCTTTGATCCGGAAAATCAACGTTCTATCGATGAAATCGACAATGTATGCTTGTTGCCTGCTCACGAATTTCCTACAGCAGAAACAGCAATAGAAGAGTTTCGCAGCCGTTGGCGCCAGCGTTTTGAAGCCCGCCGCGAGCCAGAATCAGTCTACATGCAAGTGACCAAAGGCACTTGGCCTGCCGGTATTGAATATTGGCAACCACTCTTTTTTGATCATACTGAAACCTTATTTGACTATCTCCCTGAAGGCAGCCAAATCATCGCCGTGGGTAACCTAGAACCGGCCATCGATCAATTTCTGAGCGACACAGCTTATCGTTATGATCAACGTAAAATTGATCCGCTACGACCACTGCTTCCACCAGAAGAGCTGTGGCTCAAAAAAGATGAGCTGTTTGGCTTATTTAAAACGGTTCCCGTTATTCAGCTAGAGCGAGAGCCAGTCGCAGAGAGAGCTGGGCGCGTTAACATGCCAATTAACGCGCTACCAGAGCTAGCAGTCAAACATCAACAAAAAGAACCATTGGCAGCACTGCGTCAATTCACCGAACAATTTGCTGGCAAAATACTGTTTTCGGTTGAATCACAAGGGCGTCGTGAAGCACTACTTGAACTGCTGCAACCACTCAAGTTACGACCAAAAACCGAAGCCAATTTCCAAGAAGCACTTAACAGCAAAAGCAAATGCACACTGGTCATTGGCTCAGCAGAACATGGTTTTATCTATGGTGACAACCAAGTCGCTTTGATTTGCGAAAGCGATCTCCTTGGTGATCGTGTTCTACAACGGCGCAAAAAGGACCGTAAAGTCACCACCAATAGCGATGCGGTTATTCGTAACCTTGCCGAGTTAAAACCGGGGCAACCCGTGGTCCATATCGATCATGGCATCGGGCGCTACTTAGGCCTGCAAACACTCGAGGCGGGTGGCATTACCACCGAATATGTGACGTTAGAGTACCAAAACGAAGCGAAACTCTATGTTCCTGTTGCGTCACTCAACCTCATCAGCCGCTATTCCGGTGGCGCAGAAGAGAGTGCCCCACTGCATAAGCTGGGTGGTGAAGCATGGGTAAAAGCTCGGCGTAAAGCCGCTGAAAAAGTACGTGATGTGGCGGCAGAACTATTGGATGTATACGCCAAACGCGAACTCAAACCGGGTTATAAATTCCACCTTGACCGCGAACAATACGCGACCTTTAAAAGCAGTTTCCCATTCGAAGAGACTGATGATCAAGCCATGGCAATCAACGCCGTGCTGTCGGATATGTGCCAAGCCAAAGCCATGGATCGCCTAGTCTGTGGTGATGTGGGCTTTGGTAAAACCGAAGTTGCTATGCGAGCAGCCTTTGTTGCGACAGATAACAGTAAACAAGTCGCGGTATTGGTACCTACTACCCTGCTAGCTCAACAACATTTTGAGAACTTCCGTGACCGTTTTGCCAACTTACCTATCCGGGTGGAAGTGCTGTCACGCTTCAAATCAGCAAAAGAACAGAAGCAGATTCTCCAAGACGTTGCCGAAGGCAAAGTTGATATCGTGGTCGGTACACACAAATTGCTTTCAAGTGAGATTAAGTTTGCCGATTTGGGCTTATTGATCGTCGATGAAGAACACCGCTTTGGCGTACGCCAGAAAGAGAAAGTGAAAGCGATGCGTGCAGACGTAGACATTCTCACCTTAACCGCGACGCCAATTCCACGTACGCTTAACATGGCAATGAGTGGTATGCGTGACTTATCGATCATTGCGACACCACCGGCTCGACGCCGAGCCGTAAAAACCTTTGTTCGTCAGAGCGAAGACGCCGTGGTCCGTGAAGCGATCTTGCGCGAAGTTGCGCGTGGTGGCCAAATCTATTTCTTACATAACCAAGTAGAAACCATAGACAAAGTTGCTGCTGATTTGGAGAAACTGGTTCCTGAAGCCCGTATTACTGTTGCCCATGGTCAAATGCGTGAACGCGAACTAGAAAAGATCATGAATGATTTCTATCACCAGCGTTATAACTTGCTGGTGTGTACCACCATCATTGAGACAGGTATCGATGTACCCACTGCCAATACGATTATTATTAATCGT
This genomic window from Vibrio tritonius contains:
- the mfd gene encoding transcription-repair coupling factor; its protein translation is MTTQTLLPLANATKAGDKKFNGNLPGASLALAIAELANQHNSHTILAVPDPQTALRLLNETEQFIQGDIAMFPDWETLPYDHFSPHQEIISERIARLYQLPNLGKGITIVPVSTLLQRQSPRSFLLQHTLMVKRGDRFSLEKLRLQLEHSGYRHVDQVFSPGEYASRGSILDLFPMGSQVPYRFDFFDDEIDTIRTFDPENQRSIDEIDNVCLLPAHEFPTAETAIEEFRSRWRQRFEARREPESVYMQVTKGTWPAGIEYWQPLFFDHTETLFDYLPEGSQIIAVGNLEPAIDQFLSDTAYRYDQRKIDPLRPLLPPEELWLKKDELFGLFKTVPVIQLEREPVAERAGRVNMPINALPELAVKHQQKEPLAALRQFTEQFAGKILFSVESQGRREALLELLQPLKLRPKTEANFQEALNSKSKCTLVIGSAEHGFIYGDNQVALICESDLLGDRVLQRRKKDRKVTTNSDAVIRNLAELKPGQPVVHIDHGIGRYLGLQTLEAGGITTEYVTLEYQNEAKLYVPVASLNLISRYSGGAEESAPLHKLGGEAWVKARRKAAEKVRDVAAELLDVYAKRELKPGYKFHLDREQYATFKSSFPFEETDDQAMAINAVLSDMCQAKAMDRLVCGDVGFGKTEVAMRAAFVATDNSKQVAVLVPTTLLAQQHFENFRDRFANLPIRVEVLSRFKSAKEQKQILQDVAEGKVDIVVGTHKLLSSEIKFADLGLLIVDEEHRFGVRQKEKVKAMRADVDILTLTATPIPRTLNMAMSGMRDLSIIATPPARRRAVKTFVRQSEDAVVREAILREVARGGQIYFLHNQVETIDKVAADLEKLVPEARITVAHGQMRERELEKIMNDFYHQRYNLLVCTTIIETGIDVPTANTIIINRADSLGLAQLHQLRGRVGRSHHQAYAYLLTPPPKAITKDAVKRLEAIASLEDLGAGFTLATHDLEIRGAGELLGEEQSGQIQSVGFTLYMEMLDQAVEALKSGKEPTLDELLREQTEVEMRVPALLPEEYIPDVNTRLSMYKQIASVSSADELAELKVELIDRFGKLPDAAQHLLAIAQLKLDAGQLKVRKIEAHDKGGYIEFYPNADINPMFLVKLLQAQPKQFAMDGPTKFKFTLPLVDRRERMSFVANMLNEFEQNLLPAA
- the lolD gene encoding lipoprotein-releasing ABC transporter ATP-binding protein LolD; amino-acid sequence: MNNLLSCQNVCKTYQEGEFSTQVLKGVSFALKPGELVSIVGSSGSGKSTLLHVLGALDDASEGQVEFLGHDMARLSSNRQAKVRNTHLGFVYQFHHLLADFTALENVAMPLLIGGKKVAEAKQAAKELLERVGLGHRMQHRPAELSGGERQRVAIARALVNKPDLVLADEPTGNLDHQTALSIYDLMRQLNQESGTAFLVVTHDSELAGKMDRRMFMQDGLLLENKEA
- a CDS encoding DNA internalization-related competence protein ComEC/Rec2 yields the protein MPSWQLGILLCTCCIVLRHLRWGAGIGFAVVLILTHSQILSVQKQMIFKFGANITITAKVDSFFKANQSGYSGTVKIIQINNRPLSWFQQPRVYLRAPIELRNGQVARFKVAIKPIYGVLNEVGYDFEKQVISQRIVARASVLPKSSFVVSSYTGIKDKLYRHLTLLSADSPIQGLVFALVFGDRSKISAEQWQQLRDSGLAHLVAISGLHIGIAFGVGFFIGNLVGRGHRWLLWSPWLMGFGVAWSYAWLAGFTLPTQRALMMCAIQVILLLAQVKVSSVWRIIVTLSGVLLLDPFASYSSSFWLSFLAVVMVIVFAHSVMNIRHAWQKALLIQLGMSIGMLPVTGWFFSGISVGSFLFNLFFIPWFSFLLVPLVFLLLMTLLLTSGFSGWLWQAIVLGFTPLQWALPLAKGGWLPLSQTLIGIMMVIVGLWLIRHVVRRSMLGLLLLLWLLHEAFAKPEEGWSIHVLDVGHGLAILIEQQGRVVIYDTGSSWTHGSYAQSLILPMLARRGWQLDGVILSHTDNDHSGGRQWLEESAPNAWLRASQRLTGYQPCVAGSHWWWKALRFDVLWPPAMVSRASNQHSCVVMVSDLIGHRMLLTGDIDAVGEWLLSRGRDDLHADVMLVPHHGSRTSSTRHFVEKVHPNWAIASVEKGGQWRLPSKNIVNLYRSLDSVWLDTADSGQITVNFQTSKITITTKRSDANQPWYRQMLRNGVE
- the lolC gene encoding lipoprotein-releasing ABC transporter permease subunit LolC yields the protein MFHPISTFIGLRYLRGRSGDRFSRFVSYMSTAGITIGVMALVTVLSVMNGFEGELKDRILGVLPQAVISQDHDQTRASATPPSFISKLSTARAPEPIIRSEAVIQSSSELTAGLLIGIQPQDNDPIEQYLLGGKVSYLQPNSYRVFIGQMLARELNVTVGDKVRLMVTSASQYTPFGRIPSQRNFLVAGIFNTGSDVDGQLIISHIADAGRLLHYSQDTISGWRLFFNDPFVVGEMSRKSLPDGWHWSDWRDQRGELFQAVGMEKNMMGLMLGLIVGVAAFNIISALIMVVMEKQAEVAILKTQGMTNRQVLAIFMVQGASSGVIGALVGGLLGVAVADNLNTLLSALGVAFFALGSTLPVVIDPLQITVVILLAIALSLLATIFPAYRASSVKPAEALRYE
- the lolE gene encoding lipoprotein-releasing ABC transporter permease subunit LolE, translating into MLGGLSLFIGGRFSRAKQRNKMVSFISLSSTIGIAVGVAVIIIGLSAMNGFERELKNRVLSVIPHGEFEGVRAPIQDWPLMVKQAQSDPSVIAAAPYVRFTALAERGKQLKALEVRGVDPKQEDKVSDLSRFISADVWQNFQPNQQQIIIGKGVADKLNVKVGNYITLMIPQVNKANKVEAPKRVRVKVVGLLTLNGQIDHNIALLPISDAQQYTDLGDKVTGVSIKVDDVFMATDVVRRVGKQLNEIVYLRSWKQKFGYLYRDIEMVRTIMYLVMVLVIGVASFNIVSTLMMAVKDRAAEIAILRTMGATDGLVKRIFVWQGVFSGVLGSIVGSVLGVVLAMNLTQIVKLIEGIIGHHFLSGDIYFVDFLPSQVALADVVLVSGTAIILSLVATWYPAKRASRLNPAIVLSGK
- a CDS encoding DUF2062 domain-containing protein, whose product is MPRKFIKRFMPNHDLIKRQKALKIFGNVLYNPNLWCLNRRSAAGAFAVGLFMAFVPLPSQMIMAAGLAVLFGVNLPLSIALVWITNPVTMPVIFYFCYKLGAWVMQMPPQNFHFELTWQFLREQLNTICLPLLVGCGISAVIASILGYFGIMGLWRYSVVRSWQKRRHKFGKN